From Pseudomonas putida, one genomic window encodes:
- a CDS encoding phospholipase D-like domain-containing protein — translation MPGPVFPWRDGNQFELLIDGPEFFPRMLQAIVDAQAQVDLELYLVEAGACAEAVVEALEQAARRGVRVRCLFDDYGSLAFNSALRQRLLDAGVYLRWYNRLRWRRGLRNLYRDHRKLLLVDERLAVVGGTGVTDEFWTPGEATSEWHEVMVQMHGPVVSDWQLLFDRQWQANHRRTAWRPAEGFGLPRLPKVPVHGPGMGRVAYADARQHRDILHSLVRALNSGKQRVWLATPYFLPTWSVRRSLRRAAGKGVDVRLLLTGPRTDHPSVRYAGHRYYPRLLRAGVRIYEYQPCFLHLKMALVDDWVSVGSCNFDHWNLRFNLEANLEALDPSLTAAVVASFERDFALSHEVDLDHWHARPLWRRLKQRIWGWMDRLVVNLLDRRN, via the coding sequence ATGCCGGGGCCGGTCTTTCCCTGGCGTGATGGCAACCAGTTCGAACTGCTGATCGACGGCCCCGAATTCTTTCCACGCATGCTTCAGGCGATCGTGGATGCGCAAGCCCAGGTCGATCTTGAGTTGTATCTGGTCGAGGCCGGTGCGTGCGCCGAAGCGGTGGTCGAGGCACTGGAGCAGGCCGCCCGGCGTGGGGTACGCGTGCGGTGCCTGTTCGATGACTACGGCTCGCTGGCGTTCAATTCGGCTTTGCGCCAACGCCTGCTCGATGCCGGTGTGTACCTGCGCTGGTACAACCGCCTGCGCTGGCGCCGCGGCCTGCGCAACCTGTATCGCGACCATCGCAAGCTGCTGCTGGTTGACGAGCGCCTGGCGGTGGTCGGGGGTACCGGGGTCACCGATGAGTTCTGGACGCCGGGCGAAGCGACCAGCGAGTGGCATGAGGTGATGGTACAGATGCACGGCCCGGTGGTCAGCGATTGGCAGCTACTGTTCGACCGCCAGTGGCAGGCCAACCATCGCCGTACTGCCTGGCGCCCCGCTGAGGGCTTCGGCCTGCCGCGCCTGCCCAAGGTGCCGGTGCATGGCCCGGGCATGGGCCGCGTGGCCTATGCCGACGCCCGCCAGCACCGTGACATCCTGCATTCGCTGGTGCGTGCGCTCAACAGCGGCAAGCAGCGGGTCTGGCTGGCCACACCTTATTTCCTGCCAACCTGGAGCGTGCGCCGTTCGCTGCGCCGGGCGGCAGGCAAGGGCGTCGATGTGCGCCTGCTGCTTACCGGCCCGCGGACCGATCACCCCTCGGTCCGCTACGCCGGCCATCGTTACTACCCTCGTTTATTGCGCGCGGGGGTACGTATCTATGAATACCAGCCGTGCTTCCTGCATTTGAAGATGGCGCTGGTGGATGATTGGGTCAGTGTCGGCTCGTGCAACTTCGATCACTGGAACCTGCGCTTCAACCTGGAGGCCAACCTCGAGGCCTTGGACCCGTCGCTGACGGCCGCCGTGGTCGCCAGCTTCGAACGCGATTTCGCCCTCAGTCACGAAGTCGACCTTGACCACTGGCACGCCCGGCCACTGTGGCGTCGTTTGAAGCAAAGGATATGGGGCTGGATGGACCGGCTGGTGGTCAACCTGCTCGACCGCCGTAACTGA
- a CDS encoding acyl-CoA dehydrogenase, whose amino-acid sequence MAWLQRLNDPFRQPLADTLGELYAAQLERLGGCAPFELAVLGGRAMATPGLAFLLGYQAALRALWPSAPATLGALCATEGRSVRPAHMQTRLEALRLTGSKDFVTAGLDAEWLLVAARSEGQGEAPRLSLGVVYPGEPGVTLEALPTLPLMPDVGHGRLQLRQAACELLAGDGWDAYVKPFRSLEDLYVLAAMVAWLYGVAQESGWQQALRLRLIGLLAGCAEASRQCADSVGCHLLLAGLFAQFQALKPSIDEALSAGPAQWAQLWQRDQGVMALATAAREKRLAKAWEAAGLS is encoded by the coding sequence ATGGCCTGGTTGCAACGACTCAACGATCCCTTTCGCCAGCCTCTGGCCGATACCTTGGGCGAGCTCTATGCCGCGCAGCTCGAACGCCTCGGCGGGTGCGCCCCGTTCGAGCTGGCGGTGCTGGGTGGGCGCGCCATGGCCACACCTGGCCTGGCGTTTCTGCTTGGCTACCAGGCCGCCTTGCGTGCGCTGTGGCCCAGCGCCCCCGCCACCCTCGGCGCGCTGTGCGCCACCGAGGGGCGTAGCGTGCGCCCGGCGCACATGCAGACGCGCCTGGAGGCTTTGCGTCTGACGGGTAGTAAGGACTTCGTGACCGCGGGGCTTGACGCCGAATGGCTGCTGGTGGCGGCACGCAGCGAGGGGCAGGGTGAAGCACCGCGCCTGAGCCTGGGGGTGGTTTACCCGGGTGAGCCAGGGGTGACCCTGGAGGCGTTGCCAACCCTGCCATTGATGCCTGATGTCGGCCACGGGCGCCTGCAACTTCGCCAGGCTGCCTGCGAACTGCTGGCCGGTGATGGGTGGGATGCATACGTCAAACCGTTTCGCTCACTGGAAGATTTGTACGTGCTGGCGGCGATGGTTGCCTGGTTGTATGGCGTAGCGCAGGAAAGCGGCTGGCAACAGGCGCTGCGGTTGCGCCTGATCGGCTTGTTGGCGGGTTGTGCCGAGGCCAGCCGCCAGTGCGCCGACAGTGTCGGCTGCCATTTATTGCTGGCGGGCTTGTTTGCGCAGTTTCAGGCACTGAAGCCGTCCATCGACGAAGCCCTGTCGGCCGGGCCGGCGCAATGGGCGCAGCTGTGGCAGCGCGATCAGGGCGTCATGGCGCTGGCGACGGCTGCTCGGGAAAAGCGCCTGGCCAAGGCTTGGGAGGCTGCCGGATTGTCATGA
- the olsB gene encoding L-ornithine N(alpha)-acyltransferase has protein sequence MTRTARSGDNSTERRLQAERLVGAAALQEAQALRYNVFSAEFKARLKGAELGLDMDDYDVHCQHIGVRDLSTGELVATTRLLDHQAASSLGRFYSEEEFSLHGLLQLQGPILELGRTCVDPGYRNGGTIAVLWGELAEVLNEGRYSYLMGCASIPMQDGGVQAHAVMQRLRERYLCTEHLRAEPKNPLPTLALPHNVIAEMPPLLKAYMRLGAKICGEPCWDEDFQVADVFILLKRDDLCPRYARHFKAAV, from the coding sequence ATGACTCGGACCGCTCGCTCTGGCGACAACAGCACTGAACGCCGTCTGCAAGCCGAACGCCTGGTCGGCGCCGCGGCCCTGCAGGAAGCACAGGCCCTGCGCTACAACGTGTTCAGCGCAGAATTCAAGGCCCGGCTCAAGGGCGCTGAACTGGGCCTGGACATGGATGACTACGACGTACACTGCCAGCACATCGGCGTACGCGACCTGAGCACCGGCGAACTGGTCGCCACCACCCGCCTGCTCGACCATCAGGCCGCCAGCAGCCTGGGGCGTTTCTACAGTGAAGAAGAATTCAGCCTGCATGGCCTGCTGCAACTGCAAGGGCCAATCCTCGAACTGGGCCGCACCTGCGTGGACCCCGGCTACCGCAACGGCGGCACCATCGCCGTGCTCTGGGGCGAGCTGGCCGAAGTGCTCAATGAAGGCCGTTACAGCTACCTGATGGGCTGCGCGAGCATCCCCATGCAGGATGGCGGTGTTCAGGCCCATGCTGTCATGCAACGGCTGCGCGAGCGCTACCTGTGCACCGAACATCTGCGTGCAGAACCGAAGAACCCGCTGCCCACCCTGGCCCTGCCGCACAATGTCATCGCTGAAATGCCGCCGCTGCTGAAGGCCTACATGCGCCTGGGTGCGAAGATCTGCGGTGAACCCTGCTGGGATGAGGACTTCCAGGTTGCCGACGTGTTCATCCTGCTCAAGCGTGATGACCTGTGCCCGCGTTACGCCCGCCACTTCAAGGCAGCGGTCTGA
- a CDS encoding nuclear transport factor 2 family protein produces MTATELVNAYYAAFNAGDMPAFLALLSEDVIHDINQGERQMGKARFAAFMDKMNRCYRERLADIVVMQNADGSRAAAEFTVHGEYLADDEGLPAAKGQTYVLPAGAFFYIHCGKIARVSNYYNLNDWVEQVG; encoded by the coding sequence ATGACCGCTACCGAACTGGTAAATGCCTACTACGCGGCGTTCAATGCCGGCGACATGCCTGCCTTCCTTGCCTTGCTGAGCGAAGACGTGATTCACGACATCAACCAGGGCGAGCGGCAAATGGGCAAGGCCAGGTTTGCCGCGTTCATGGACAAGATGAACCGCTGCTACCGCGAGCGCCTGGCCGATATCGTGGTGATGCAAAATGCCGACGGCAGCCGCGCGGCGGCCGAGTTCACCGTACATGGCGAGTACCTGGCCGATGATGAGGGATTGCCTGCGGCCAAGGGGCAGACCTACGTGCTACCGGCAGGCGCCTTCTTCTACATTCACTGCGGGAAGATTGCCCGGGTAAGCAACTACTACAACCTCAATGACTGGGTCGAGCAGGTGGGTTGA
- a CDS encoding YceI family protein produces the protein MFKLPRLLPALLLALCLPAHANWHLDGESSRLSFVTGKDGDTAEVHRFLVLHGTVDRKGAAGLRIEMDSVSSGIPLRDERMRDDLFEVGRFAEATVKAQLDLRPINDLADGAQIELRLPLTVTLHGQSHSYNALLLATRLDARRFQVVTLEPLILQAHDFGLLPGLETLRKFAKLKSINPTVPVNAVLIFNAR, from the coding sequence ATGTTCAAGCTGCCCCGTCTTTTACCCGCCCTGTTGCTGGCCCTGTGCCTGCCCGCCCACGCCAATTGGCACCTCGATGGTGAGTCCTCACGCCTTTCATTCGTCACTGGCAAGGACGGCGACACGGCCGAAGTCCATCGTTTTCTGGTGCTGCATGGTACCGTCGACCGCAAGGGCGCCGCCGGGCTGCGTATCGAGATGGATTCGGTCAGCAGTGGTATCCCGCTGCGGGACGAGCGTATGCGTGACGATCTGTTCGAGGTCGGCCGCTTTGCCGAAGCGACGGTCAAGGCCCAGCTCGACCTGCGGCCGATAAACGACCTGGCCGATGGCGCGCAGATCGAACTGCGCCTGCCGTTGACCGTTACGCTGCATGGCCAGTCGCACAGCTACAACGCCTTGTTGCTGGCAACACGCCTCGATGCGCGGCGCTTTCAGGTGGTGACCCTTGAGCCACTGATTTTGCAGGCCCACGATTTCGGCTTGCTGCCCGGGCTGGAAACCTTGCGCAAGTTCGCCAAGCTCAAATCCATCAACCCGACGGTACCGGTCAATGCGGTGCTGATTTTCAACGCCCGCTGA
- a CDS encoding iron-sulfur-binding ferredoxin reductase codes for MPELCVGERRWTVPTGSNLLDALNDAGLNVPYSCRAGSCHACLVHCLEGQPADALPEALALEKHAQGWRLACQCRVTDDLRVAVFDPLLDGIPAQVCALDWLGDVLRLRLRPERALRYQAGQHLVLWNGPVARPYSLASLPGEDAYLEFHIDCRHPGAFCDKARGLLVGDTLRLGELRGGALHYDLDWQGQALWLLAAGTGLAPLWGILREAVRQGHRGEIRVMHVAHDEAGHYLAEPLMQIEGVTVERVLAGQLDAALATLRPSSRRTIALLCGSPASVERFARRLFIAGVPRNQVFADVFVAHA; via the coding sequence ATGCCTGAACTCTGTGTGGGCGAGCGCCGCTGGACGGTGCCCACCGGCAGCAATCTGCTCGATGCCCTGAACGATGCGGGGCTGAACGTGCCCTACAGCTGCCGTGCCGGTAGCTGTCATGCCTGCCTGGTGCATTGCCTGGAAGGGCAACCCGCCGATGCACTGCCAGAGGCCCTGGCGCTGGAAAAACACGCTCAGGGCTGGCGACTGGCATGCCAGTGCCGGGTGACTGACGACCTGCGCGTGGCGGTGTTCGACCCCCTGCTGGACGGCATCCCTGCACAGGTCTGTGCGCTGGACTGGTTGGGTGATGTGCTGCGCTTGCGCCTGAGGCCGGAGCGGGCATTGCGTTATCAGGCGGGGCAACATCTGGTGCTGTGGAACGGCCCGGTGGCCCGGCCCTATTCCCTGGCAAGCCTGCCGGGCGAAGACGCGTACCTGGAGTTTCATATCGACTGCCGGCACCCGGGCGCGTTTTGCGACAAGGCCCGTGGTTTGCTGGTCGGCGATACGTTGCGCTTGGGTGAGCTGCGCGGCGGGGCGCTGCATTACGATCTGGACTGGCAGGGGCAGGCGCTATGGCTGCTGGCGGCAGGTACCGGGCTTGCGCCCTTGTGGGGCATCTTGCGCGAGGCGGTGCGCCAGGGGCATCGGGGGGAGATCAGGGTGATGCATGTGGCCCATGATGAGGCAGGGCATTACCTGGCTGAGCCGTTGATGCAGATCGAGGGCGTGACTGTCGAGCGGGTACTGGCAGGGCAGCTGGATGCAGCGCTGGCGACACTGCGGCCATCATCGCGGCGGACCATTGCCTTGCTGTGTGGCTCGCCGGCCAGTGTGGAGCGGTTCGCGAGGCGGCTGTTCATTGCGGGGGTACCGAGGAATCAGGTATTTGCCGATGTGTTCGTCGCGCATGCCTGA
- a CDS encoding carbon-nitrogen hydrolase family protein — protein MIRVAACQYAIELHESWSAYAEHLQRVCAEAVAAGAQLLLLPEYAGMVLSGQLPADQRGDLKASIAGVQPLIEPWLALCEGIARRLGVYLQPGSLPVLDNDGHYRNRAWLFGPEGMLGHQDKLMMTRFEREHWGISAGQGLRVFDTRLGRLGILICYDNEFPLLARHLAEAGADLILAPSCTDTEAGYHRVRIGIQARALENQIALLQSPTVGSAPWSPALDENVGRAGLFVPPDHGMPSNGVVGESETLSPAGSQWLVCDVDLGAVRRVREQGQVFTRRDWPAQFERIA, from the coding sequence ATGATCCGTGTGGCGGCCTGCCAGTACGCCATCGAGTTGCATGAATCCTGGAGTGCTTACGCCGAGCACCTGCAACGCGTATGCGCCGAGGCGGTGGCGGCGGGCGCTCAATTGCTGCTGTTGCCTGAATACGCCGGCATGGTGCTCAGCGGCCAGTTGCCTGCCGACCAGCGCGGCGACCTGAAAGCCTCCATCGCCGGCGTCCAGCCGTTGATCGAACCCTGGTTGGCGCTGTGCGAAGGCATCGCCCGGCGCTTGGGGGTGTACCTGCAGCCGGGCAGCCTGCCGGTGCTGGACAACGATGGGCACTATCGCAACCGGGCCTGGCTGTTCGGGCCTGAAGGTATGCTTGGGCATCAGGACAAACTCATGATGACCCGTTTCGAGCGAGAACACTGGGGCATCAGCGCGGGCCAGGGGCTGCGGGTATTCGATACGCGCCTCGGTCGCCTGGGCATCCTGATCTGCTATGACAATGAGTTCCCGCTGCTGGCGCGGCACTTGGCCGAAGCGGGGGCCGACCTGATTCTGGCGCCCAGTTGTACCGACACCGAAGCGGGCTACCACCGCGTGCGCATCGGTATTCAGGCGCGGGCGCTGGAAAACCAGATAGCACTGTTGCAGAGCCCGACTGTGGGCTCGGCACCGTGGTCACCGGCGCTGGATGAGAACGTTGGGCGTGCGGGGTTGTTCGTGCCGCCGGATCATGGCATGCCGAGCAATGGGGTGGTGGGTGAAAGCGAAACGCTGAGCCCCGCGGGCAGCCAATGGCTGGTATGCGATGTGGACCTGGGAGCGGTCCGGCGGGTGAGGGAGCAGGGGCAGGTCTTTACCCGGCGCGATTGGCCAGCGCAGTTCGAGCGTATTGCGTGA
- a CDS encoding fumarate hydratase yields MTVIKQDDLIQSVADALQFISYYHPVDFIQAMHEAYLREESPAARDSIAQILINSRMCATGHRPICQDTGIVTVFVRVGMDVRWDGATLSVDDMINEGVRRAYNLPENVLRASILADPAGARKNTKDNTPAVIHYSIVPGDKVEVDVAAKGGGSENKSKMAMLNPSDSIVDWVLKTVPTMGAGWCPPGMLGIGIGGTAEKAAVMAKEVLMESIDIHELKARGPQNRLEEIRLELFEKVNQLGIGAQGLGGLTTVLDVKIMDYPTHAASLPVCMIPNCAATRHAHFVLDGSGPAELEAPSLDAYPEIVWEAGPSARRVNLDDITPEEVASWKPGETILLNGKMLTGRDAAHKRMVEMLNRGEALPVDLKGRFIYYVGPVDPVGDEVVGPAGPTTATRMDKFTRQILEQTGLLGMIGKSERGPTAIEAIKDNKAVYLMAVGGAAYLVAQAIRKSKVLAFAELGMEAIYEFEVKDMPVTVAVDSNGESVHITGPALWQSKIAESLAVEVK; encoded by the coding sequence ATGACCGTGATCAAGCAAGACGACCTGATTCAGAGCGTCGCCGACGCCCTGCAATTCATTTCGTACTACCACCCCGTCGATTTCATCCAGGCGATGCACGAGGCCTACCTGCGTGAAGAGTCGCCTGCCGCGCGCGACTCCATCGCCCAGATCCTGATCAACTCGCGCATGTGCGCCACCGGCCACCGCCCGATCTGTCAGGATACCGGTATCGTCACCGTATTCGTGCGCGTCGGCATGGACGTGCGCTGGGACGGCGCCACCCTGAGCGTCGACGACATGATCAACGAAGGTGTGCGTCGCGCCTACAACCTGCCTGAAAACGTCCTGCGCGCTTCGATCCTGGCCGACCCGGCCGGTGCCCGCAAGAACACCAAGGACAACACGCCAGCCGTCATCCACTACTCGATCGTCCCAGGCGACAAGGTCGAAGTCGATGTGGCAGCCAAAGGCGGCGGCTCGGAAAACAAGTCGAAGATGGCCATGCTCAACCCGTCCGACTCGATCGTCGACTGGGTTCTGAAGACCGTTCCGACCATGGGTGCCGGCTGGTGCCCGCCCGGCATGCTCGGGATCGGCATCGGCGGTACCGCCGAAAAAGCTGCGGTCATGGCCAAGGAAGTGTTGATGGAGTCCATCGACATCCATGAACTCAAAGCCCGTGGCCCGCAGAACCGCCTCGAAGAAATCCGCCTGGAGCTGTTCGAGAAGGTCAATCAGCTGGGTATCGGCGCCCAAGGCCTGGGCGGCCTGACCACCGTGCTCGACGTCAAGATCATGGACTACCCGACCCACGCCGCATCGCTGCCGGTGTGCATGATCCCCAACTGCGCCGCCACCCGTCACGCGCACTTCGTGCTCGACGGCTCCGGCCCGGCCGAACTGGAAGCCCCGTCGCTGGACGCCTACCCGGAAATCGTCTGGGAAGCAGGCCCGAGCGCCCGCCGCGTCAACCTCGACGACATCACCCCGGAAGAAGTCGCCAGCTGGAAACCGGGCGAGACCATCCTGCTCAACGGCAAGATGCTCACCGGCCGCGATGCCGCGCACAAGCGCATGGTCGAGATGCTCAACCGTGGCGAAGCGCTGCCGGTTGACCTCAAAGGCCGCTTCATCTACTACGTCGGCCCGGTCGACCCGGTCGGTGACGAAGTGGTAGGCCCGGCTGGCCCGACCACCGCCACCCGGATGGACAAGTTCACCCGCCAGATCCTTGAGCAAACCGGCCTGCTGGGCATGATCGGCAAGTCCGAGCGTGGTCCGACCGCCATCGAAGCGATCAAGGACAACAAGGCCGTTTACTTGATGGCCGTCGGCGGCGCCGCCTACCTGGTGGCCCAGGCGATTCGCAAGTCCAAGGTGCTGGCCTTCGCCGAACTGGGCATGGAAGCGATCTACGAGTTCGAAGTCAAAGACATGCCGGTCACCGTCGCGGTGGACAGCAACGGTGAGTCGGTGCACATCACCGGCCCTGCGCTGTGGCAGAGCAAGATCGCCGAAAGCCTGGCGGTGGAAGTCAAGTAA
- a CDS encoding serine hydrolase domain-containing protein — protein MLKTGLIILAVALGSARAEDWPLPEWQADTTAIDWQAVDSYAFPERATTRRSGIRSDALLIIRDGRILHERYAAPTTAKTAHLTWSVSKSVLATVLGVAQGEGRFQLQDPAARYYPPMQAHPDVRMADLLHWASGLAWQEDYEYAPLKSSVVAMLYTRGRHDMAAYTAARPVAEAPGQRFLYSSGDSNVLAAALRGMLKGGAYPDYPWQALFTPLGIHSAVWERDGSGTFVGSSYLYLSARDLARIGLLMQREGRWGGRQLLPASWVAFNRTLFSQATPLPGEANPGGHWWLNQPLPGSTLPWPDAPADTYAALGHWGQALYILPSHKLVIVRYADDRDGSYSHNELLRRVLTALAKEGA, from the coding sequence ATGTTGAAGACCGGGCTGATTATCCTGGCGGTGGCGCTTGGTTCGGCCAGGGCAGAGGACTGGCCCCTGCCGGAGTGGCAAGCCGACACCACGGCCATCGACTGGCAGGCTGTCGACAGCTATGCCTTCCCGGAGCGCGCTACCACCCGGCGCAGCGGCATTCGCAGCGACGCCCTGCTGATCATCCGCGACGGCCGCATCCTGCACGAGCGGTACGCCGCGCCTACCACCGCGAAAACCGCCCACCTGACCTGGTCGGTGAGCAAGAGCGTACTGGCTACAGTGCTGGGCGTGGCCCAGGGCGAGGGGCGTTTTCAGTTGCAGGACCCAGCAGCACGCTATTACCCGCCCATGCAGGCCCACCCCGATGTGCGTATGGCCGACCTGTTGCATTGGGCCAGTGGCCTGGCCTGGCAGGAAGACTACGAATACGCACCGCTGAAATCCTCGGTGGTGGCAATGCTCTATACCCGAGGGCGCCATGACATGGCCGCGTATACCGCTGCAAGGCCCGTTGCCGAAGCGCCTGGGCAGCGATTCCTGTATTCCAGTGGCGACAGCAATGTCCTGGCCGCCGCATTGCGCGGCATGCTCAAGGGCGGTGCTTACCCTGACTACCCCTGGCAGGCGCTGTTCACCCCGCTGGGCATTCACAGCGCCGTGTGGGAGCGCGATGGCAGTGGCACCTTCGTTGGCTCTTCCTACCTCTACCTCAGTGCCCGCGACCTGGCACGCATCGGCCTGTTGATGCAGCGTGAAGGGCGCTGGGGTGGTCGCCAATTGCTGCCGGCAAGCTGGGTCGCCTTCAATCGTACCCTGTTCAGCCAGGCCACACCGCTGCCCGGGGAAGCCAACCCCGGTGGCCACTGGTGGCTCAACCAGCCACTGCCGGGCAGTACCTTGCCCTGGCCTGACGCGCCAGCAGACACCTATGCCGCCCTCGGCCACTGGGGCCAGGCCCTTTACATACTGCCGAGCCACAAGCTGGTCATCGTCCGCTACGCCGATGACCGTGATGGCAGTTACAGCCATAACGAACTGCTAAGGCGGGTGCTGACAGCGCTGGCCAAGGAGGGGGCATGA
- a CDS encoding GNAT family N-acetyltransferase encodes MEIRLLHGAAIAPYIDDLARLRLTVFREFPYLYDGTLEYEAEYLAAYARSGRSLVVLALDNGQVVGASTGVPLVDVAPQFQQPFLAQGRDPASVYYFGESVVLPQYRGQGLGVRFFIERESYAHKLAGFDCCAFCTVERPGVHPRRPANYKPLHGFWRNRGFLHDPSLRTQYAWRDLDEQESSDKIMSFWLKELPI; translated from the coding sequence ATGGAAATACGCCTGTTGCACGGCGCCGCTATCGCGCCTTACATCGATGACCTCGCTCGTCTGCGCCTGACCGTTTTCCGCGAGTTCCCCTATCTCTATGACGGCACGCTGGAGTATGAAGCCGAGTACCTGGCAGCCTATGCACGTTCCGGCCGCAGCCTGGTAGTGCTGGCCCTGGACAATGGCCAGGTGGTGGGCGCCTCGACCGGCGTGCCGCTGGTGGACGTTGCGCCCCAGTTTCAGCAGCCATTTCTGGCGCAGGGGCGCGACCCGGCCAGCGTGTACTACTTCGGCGAATCGGTGGTACTGCCCCAATACCGTGGCCAAGGCCTGGGCGTGCGCTTCTTCATCGAGCGCGAGTCCTACGCGCACAAGCTGGCCGGGTTCGATTGCTGCGCCTTCTGCACCGTCGAGCGCCCTGGCGTGCACCCAAGGCGGCCTGCCAACTACAAGCCATTGCACGGTTTTTGGCGAAACCGGGGCTTCCTGCATGACCCGTCCCTGCGCACGCAGTACGCCTGGCGCGACCTGGACGAGCAGGAAAGCAGCGACAAGATCATGTCGTTCTGGCTCAAGGAATTACCGATATGA
- a CDS encoding DJ-1/PfpI family protein has translation MTAKKILMLVGDYVEDYEAMVPFQALTMVGHTVHAVCPEKIAGQTVRTAIHDFEGEQTYSEKPGHNFALNHDFVQVRAESYDALLIPGGRAPEYLRLDERVLALVKAFDQASKPIAAVCHGAQLLAAAGVLEGRECSAYPACAPEVRLAGGTFIDIAVDQAHVDGNLVTAPAWPAHPAWLAAFLKVLGTRIS, from the coding sequence ATGACTGCGAAGAAGATTCTCATGCTGGTGGGCGACTACGTCGAGGACTACGAGGCGATGGTGCCTTTCCAGGCCTTGACCATGGTGGGCCACACGGTGCATGCGGTGTGCCCGGAGAAAATCGCGGGGCAGACGGTGCGCACGGCGATCCACGATTTTGAAGGCGAGCAGACCTACAGCGAGAAGCCTGGGCACAACTTTGCCCTCAATCATGATTTCGTCCAGGTCCGTGCCGAAAGCTACGATGCCTTGCTGATCCCCGGTGGGCGCGCCCCTGAGTATCTGCGCCTGGATGAGCGCGTGCTGGCGCTGGTCAAGGCATTCGACCAGGCCAGCAAGCCGATTGCGGCGGTTTGCCATGGGGCGCAGTTGCTGGCGGCGGCTGGCGTGCTCGAAGGGCGTGAGTGCAGTGCGTATCCGGCCTGTGCGCCGGAGGTGCGCTTGGCAGGGGGCACGTTCATCGATATCGCCGTGGACCAGGCGCACGTGGATGGCAACCTGGTGACAGCGCCAGCGTGGCCGGCGCACCCGGCATGGCTTGCGGCCTTCCTCAAGGTGCTGGGGACGCGCATCAGTTGA
- a CDS encoding amidase: MKRLLGLVMLALLGWAWLERQALADFPGILSAYSAKEYCSCRFVMGLDPDYCRGYVAQWLPLSMLEEDSQRRLVSAAGLGQRNQAAWQGAQVGCRLLP; this comes from the coding sequence ATGAAGCGGCTGCTGGGGCTGGTGATGCTTGCCTTGCTGGGCTGGGCCTGGCTGGAGCGCCAGGCATTGGCGGATTTCCCGGGTATTCTTTCGGCTTATTCGGCCAAGGAGTATTGCTCCTGCCGTTTCGTCATGGGCCTGGACCCTGACTATTGCCGGGGTTATGTAGCGCAGTGGTTGCCGTTGAGCATGCTGGAGGAAGACAGCCAGCGGCGTCTGGTCAGTGCCGCAGGGCTGGGCCAGCGCAATCAGGCGGCATGGCAGGGCGCGCAGGTTGGCTGCCGCTTGCTGCCATGA